A stretch of the Aythya fuligula isolate bAytFul2 chromosome 18, bAytFul2.pri, whole genome shotgun sequence genome encodes the following:
- the MMD gene encoding monocyte to macrophage differentiation factor isoform X2 → MRRLQERFRRFMNHPAPANSRYKPTCYEHAANCYTHAFLIVPAIVGSALLHRLSDDRWEKITAWMYGMGLCALFIVSTVFHIVSWKKSHLRTMEHCFHMCDRMMIYVFIAASYAPWLNLRELGPLASHMRWFIWLMAAGGTIYVFLYHEKYKIVELFFYLAMGFSPALVVTSMSNTDGLQEVAWGGLIYCLGVVFFKSDGVIPFAHAIWHVFVATAAAVHYYAIWKYLYRSPADIIRHL, encoded by the exons GTTCATGAACCACCCAGCTCCAGCAAACAGCCGCTACAAACCCACTTGCTATGAACATGCTGCTAACTGTTACACACATGCA TTCCTTATTGTTCCTGCAATTGTGGGTAGTGCCCTTCTCCACCGGCTTTCTGATGATCGATGGGAAAAGATAACAGCATGGATGTATGGCATGGGGCTCTGTGCGCTCTTCATTGTCTCCACAGTATTTCACATAGTTTCTTGGAAGAAGAGTCACTTAAG GACAATGGAGCATTGCTTTCACATGTGTGACAGAATGATGATCTACGTCTTCATTGCAGCATCATATGCACCGTG GCTAAATCTACGTGAGCTTGGACCTCTAGCATCTCACATGCGTTGGTTTATCTGGCTGATGGCTGCTGGAGGAACCATTTATGTATTTCTCTACCATGAAAA GTATAAGATCGTTGAGCTCTTTTTCTACTTAGCAATGGGATTTTCTCCTGCTCTGGTAGTGACCTCCATG AGCAACACCGATGGACTTCAGGAGGTTGCCTGGGGAGGCTTGATATATTGTCTTGGTGTGGTGTTCTTCAAGAGTGATGGAGTCATTCCTTTTGCCCATGCCATCTGGCATGTATTTGtggccacagcagctgctgttcaTTACTATGCCATTTGGAAGTACCTTT